Within Salvia splendens isolate huo1 chromosome 21, SspV2, whole genome shotgun sequence, the genomic segment ccattatttgcatattttatctattttgatattttgacgtgttttgtgagaaatgtgcaaaatagagctaaAAAGGGGCCTAAAAATCTAGTTCGGAAGTTGGAGCAGAAGGCAACCCAACGGCGCTAGTAGTCGCTAAAAATCACTCCAGAACATTCTCTAAAAGTCCGATCAGGGTGTTCTAAATAGCATTCGcttcgtctttgaaagagcttctCTTTGGTACCTTGATCATCTCAATcagagttctgtggagaaattTATAGCCGTTCTACCAAAGTCGCGCAAAGCTGTCAAGTGCATAATTTTAGGCGAAAAttcaaagaaggaaagaagacattaccttgtgaagccaaatcttttccttaacctatggggcACGAAAATTCCATATTTACTATTGCTTGGAGGAAACTTTTTTACCAAGATTAAATCCTTTTCAagtctataaatacccccataACCTAATTTATAATATTCACCCATTCATAGCCCCCAAAAAGGGGAGTCTCCAGGGCTCCTTCCTTCACACTCCTTAACCTAATTCTTTCATCATTTTTGGAGATTGAAGCAAGGCAAGAGGATCATGAAGACTTCAAGATTCAACCTTAGTTTATGTTTGTTTATTTCATGTCtcatactttaattattgtttaaTTCATCTGTCTATGGATTACTAAACAATAGAATTTTGAGGTTTGATAGTAATTGATTTTTATGtagttctttttatgtttaatgttcAGAACTCATTCCACTTGATTTTTCTTGAGCTTTTGTTCGACTAATTGGCCGTTACCTTGATTATTGTCAATCTTTGATTGGTGATAACTTTGATTGGTTTATCTTATATGTTTATACAATAATTATGACATGAGTATTGATGCATGGTAGGGAGAAATAGTGGTAAAACTTGAGTCGGATGAACGTAGAACTAATTAGAATAACATTTCAAACCAAAACTATTTCAATCGAGAGAATCCGATGGTTTTTCACCTTCAGTGTGTGCGATTTTCACACACTGATTGAATCTGCGGCTGTTTTCAATTCTGTTTCACTGTTCACTCCGATTTCTCTGTTCATGCGATTACTGGTCACGTGATTACTGTTCACGCGGTTCTATTCCTTTGATTCAAGCTCTGATTTGGTGCTggtttttttctgtttttctggTGTTGGCAGTTTGGGGGTGGGCTTGTGATCGCGAGGTATGGAGGATCAGCAGGTGGGGGATTCGATGGTGGGGGTGGTGTCTGGGGAAATTGAGGGACAAGTTATTTTGCCTGAGGTCAAGCGATCGGAGAGGATGGAGAAAGGAAATCCGGCACCTAGCGGTGTCGTGAAGTCGATTGAGGTCAGGAGATCGGAGAGAAAGAAGCTGCCCCGGGTTATCTTGACTCGCGGTCGCACCGATTGTCCAAGACCGAAATCGCCTTTGATGAGAATGGCGGAGATGAGGAGAAGGGGCTTGAAGGGTAAGGCGCTGCGACATTCGGGAGCGAAGGGTTTCAATGATTCTGATATGGTTTTGTTTTCCGGAAAAAAGAAGGCAGGGGGGAGGAAGTTGCAGGTGATGGATTCGATCTCTGAAGGTAAGGAGGGGTTGATGGAGGGTGCGATGATCTCTGACAGGGCGGTTGAAAGTGATGGGGCAGTTCGGGAGTATGATAAGGATGCTGAGGTTCATGTGGATCTTCATCCCTTGAACACTCAGTTGTGGGGAATGGAAGAGGATCCAATTGCTTTGAGGGAACTGATCCCAGCTGGAACCTCTGCAGACCTGGCGCTAGACCTAATATCATCTCAACCTCTTCAGGATATGGTCTTTGTTGGGGAGCAGGTGGTCCTGGAGATTCCTGATAAGGAATGTCTGATATTGGAAACGAGCCGGGGGAAGGCAGAGGAAAGTTTGTTGAAGGCGAGGGGCCGCGCTCAGGAAGGAGATGTGGAGGAAGATTTCCCTGTCCTGAACAGAGTCAATCTTAGGGCTTCGAGGGGGAAGGGAATGAACAGGGGTGGTGAAGGAGAAGAGATGGAAAGGGAGGTGGAACAAATGGCCAAAGATAAAAATAAGTTAGGGGGGAATGTCAGGCCTAATAGTTGGAATGGAGGAAAAAACTATAAAGCATCCTTGTCTGGAGGAGGGCATTTTAATGGGAATAACCCGGTGTGTTTTGTCTGAGAAAATTCAGAAGATGGGGGTGACAAGTGAGAGTTGCGGGCTTCCTTCAATCCATTTTTCAAGTGCGGAAACCTTGTTGTTGGCCGATAAGCTGGGCTTTGCTATAGTGGGGAAGTTTTCTCATTCCATCCCCTCTTCTCTTCATGTGCAAAGGGCATTAATGGGGATGAAATTTAAAGAGGAGTTTTCATGGAAATATATAAATGCTAAGCATGTGTTAATTCAGTTTGCTTTACTTGGCGATTATGCTAAGCTCCTGAGTGGGCCGAATGGGATGCCGGTATGGTTTGTGGATCGTCATCCTATGAGAGTCTTCAAGTGGTCTCCGGATTTTGATCCGTTTTTTGAATCTCCTATTGTGGCGGTGTGGTGCAATCTGATTGGTCTACCTATTCATTTGTTTGATAAGGCAGCCTTGTTTTCGATTGGGAGACTCCTGGGCGAGCCTCTACAGGTGGACCATGCAGCTGTTACCCAGTCTAGACTTTCCTTTGCTAGACTGTGTATTGAGATAGATATATCCAAAACTCCAACGCATGAAATAATGATCAATTTTCAAGGGAGGGAAATCAGGAAGACTGTGAAATGGGATCGTATCCCTCTGTATTGTCATGAATGTAAACACGTTGGTCATTCTAGTGATATTTGTTATGCAGATGGTAAGAGGGACAGACCTTTGAGAAGGGAATATAGGAATATGGTTGATTTTGATGTGCATCAGAAAGGTGGAAAAGAGGGTGATGGTTTGGACAGGGGACCCCCTGACTTGAAAGGGAGTCATGGGGTTGATGGTGAGTTAGATCCTAATGTGGAGAAAGGGGATGTCTCGGAGCTAGGGAGTTTGGAGGATCAGGATGGTGGGGAGTTTCAGCTTCAAGGTAAAAGGCGTGGTAGGTATGGAAGGGGGAATGGGGTGCCAGAGGTGAGAGGGGGGGAAGGGCTGTAGGGGGAGGAGGTTTGGGAGGTAGGGCTGGTGTGGGAAGAGGGGGAGGAAGTGGGTTGGCGGCTGGTGTTTTCTGTGGCAACAATGGTGGTGAGCAGGGTAGGGTGGAGGTGGTGTCGGGATGTGGAGGAAGTTTAGCAGATGGTGGATGGAGTAGTGTTGGGGAGGAAGGCTCTTTGTCAGATGGAGGGGGTCATAAGGTGAATTCTTTGAAGCCTTCTGAGAACAGGTTTTCGGTCCTGGGCTCTCTTTCTTTGGACCCTAGGGAGAGCGCGTTTGCCGCGTGGAAGCCTCAGCGCCAATTCTTGAAGATGTTACCAAATGGGGACTTTGATCCAGAGGCGTATGAAGTTGAGAATGATTGGGAGAAGGAGGAAGAGAAGGACTTGGAAGAAGATTCCAAAATGCTTCAGGATCAGATGGTAGAAAAAAGGGGGGCTTCCTTTGAGCTGACAAATGGGATGGAAGGAAAATGTGCGAAGAAGGGTAGATTGGTTGAGGGGGTGAATGCTGATGAGTTTCCCCATGTCATTTAACTTTTTGATTTGGAATGCCCGGGGTGTGGCTAACACAAACACTCAGACCTTCATAAAGAAAATGGTAAAAGATAATAGAATTTCTGTTCTTGCAATAATTGAGCCTCTGATCAAGCCTAAGCCTGATGTCTACAGTAGGCTTTTTGGGATGAAATTCAAAGGCGCTAATAAAAATGGACAAATTTGGGTGTTCGCGAAGGAGGACATTGAGCTTGATGGTTGGGATGATTCAGACCAGGTCCTTCATGGCCGATATGTCTCTCCGTCCCTACCGGTTCCCATTTTCATGTCGGTGGTTTATGGTAAATGTTCTAGAGAGGGGAGGGTGGAAATGTGGGATAAGCTCCGAGAGCTGGCTTCGAAGTTGGATGGTTCGCCATGGTTAGTGGGAGgcgattttaatatttttgtgtCGGAAGAGGAGAGACAAAGAAGTGTGAGGAGGCAAGGTAGGAAGGCTAGGGAAATGTCGGACTTCGCAGAAACTATTAGTGACTGCCAACTGTTAGATGTGGGAGCGGATGGGCCAAAATTTACTTGGGCAAGAGGGAACAcctttgagagacttgatagaGTGCTTCTGAGTGAAGGTTGGGCAAATGTCTTTGAGTCTACAAGAGTCACAAACCTTCCGAGGATTCTCTCAGATCATTGCCCTCTTCTGATTAATTGCCGATTACCTGGACCTCGGATCAAGCCATCCTTtaggttccaaaacatgtgggtgcGTCACCCCTTGTTCCTTAAGGAGGTGGAAAGATATTGGAGGGAGGAAACGGGCACCAGTGGCATGGTTAATGTTCAACTCAAGCTGAGCCGTCTAAAGAAGAGCTTAAGAATCTGGAATCGTGTAGTTTTTGGCAACATTTTTGAGAGATTAGGaaaggctgaagctgaggctaAGGAAACTTCAGAAAAATTTGAGCAGAACCCCACTCCAGCCCTTCGTGTGGAGATGAACAAAGCTATAGCTGACTTTCTTGCAAGGTtaaaaatggaagaagatttttggaggCAAAAAGCGGCCATTAAATGGGTGGCCGAAggagaaagaaatactagataTTTTCAAGGCTGGGTGAAGCAGAAAAGGGTCAAGGCGAGAATCCACATGATAGAGGAGGGAGAGAGAGTACTGACAGATGATGCGGATATTAGAAACTCGACAGAAAAGTTTTTCAAAGAATTGTTAACAGAGGATGTAGGGTTGCTGGGAGAACCTGATCTGGAGATTATCCCTTCCCTGACTCCTCACGTGAACATGAACCGATTGGAAGAGGGGGCTTCGGCTGAGGAGATAAGGCAAATTGTGTTTAGCATCAATGCAGAAAGTGCAGCAGGGCCGGATGGGTACTCTGCTATGTTCTTCCAAAGTTGTTGGGAGATAGTTGGGACAGATGTGATTGCTGCAGTCCGTGATTTCCTTGCAGGCTCACAGATTCCTAGAGGTATTGCGGCAACTTTAATTGTCCTTATCCCTAAGAAGAAGAATCCTACAAAATAGGCAGAGTTCAGGCCTATTAGTTTGTGCAATGTAATGAATAAGATCATATCCAAATTGCTTGCTTCAAGATTGGCTCCCCTGCTCCCGATGCTTTCCGttccaaaccaaagtggattcaTCAAAGGGAGATTGATTAGTGATAATGTGCTTTTGGCCAAAGAACTATTTCATGAAATTTGGAAAGGAGTGACATCTCCAAATATGATGCTAAAACTGGACATGGAGAAAGCTTATGACCGTGTTCAGTGGCCATTCCTGATTAAAATTCTAAGGAAGATGGGTTTCTCGGAGAGAGGGCTGGGTTTGATTGAGAATTGTATCTCTCCTTGTTGGTTCTCGGTTTTAATAAATGGGGGTGTGGCAGGCTTCTTCAAGTCTTCACGGGGGCTCagacaaggagacccgatctccccctCTTTGTTCATCCTTGCAGCAGATTATTTGTCACGGCTGTTAGACCGCCTCATCCTTGGGCGTAAGGAGATGTTGTACCGCACAACTAGGTATACGATGGGGATTTCGCATTTGGCTTATGCTAATAATATTATGATCTTCTCGCAGGCTAAGAGGTCCTCCTTAACCCAATTATTGGAATGCTTGAAGCACTACATGGAGGTATCGGGGCAGAGAGTCAATGTAGGTAAGAGCTGCTTCTTTCTGGATAAAAAACACCAGACCTGGGCTAGAGAAGTGAAGGAGGTCAGTGGGTTCCAGCAAGGGAGTCTTCCTTTTGTTTACTTGGGAGTGCCAATCTTTAGGGGTCGGAAGAAGACAAGTCTTTTTTTGTTCATTAGAGACAAGATCTCGGCTAGAATTCATAGCTAGGGTCACAGGCATGTATCCTTTAGGGGTCGGTTAACCTTGATAAGAAGTGTCCTGGGGGCGCTTCCTATACATATATTTCAGGTGCTTGACCCTACAAAAGGGGCGCTGAGACAGATAGAACAAGTAATGGCCCGGTTTCTGTGGGGATCTTGCAATACATCAAGGAAGACTCATTGGATTAAGTGGCAGAGAGTGTGTCTCCCTACGAATGAGGGGGGTTTAGGTTTTAGAAGATTGGATGATCTGGTGGAGGCATTCACCATTAAATTGTGGTGGCGGTTTAGGGAACAGGATTCGTTATGGGCACAGTATTTATATCAGAAGTACTGCTCAACCTCTTTTCCTTTGGTAACATATCGTTCTAACCGTTTTAGCCCAATTTGGAGAAGAATTTTTAAGGTCGGGGAACTTTGTAGGGAGCAGGTCAGATGGGTGGTGGGAAATGGAAATATAAGCTTCTGGTATGATGCGTGGGTGGTCAATACCCCCCTGGCAGACCTGTGCAATCACAGACGAGCCCTTTCTCCTCTGAAAGTTAATGAGCTGTGGATAGGGGACCAATGGAATGAGATGGGGCTTCAAAGGTTATCGATGGAGGAGGGTTTGCCAGATGGTATTGTAGAAAGGATCTTGCAGATACCTTTTGATGTGAGGAGTAGGGATAGGGGAAGGTGGAAGCTCACGGGAAATGGAGATTTCTCTTCATCCTCTGCTTGGGTTTTGGTCAGGGCCAGAGCGGGAAAACGACGGATACATGAAATGATTTGGGGAAAAGGTATTGGTTTGTCAATATCCGTGTTCATCTGGCGCTTGTTGGCCAACAGGATCCCGGCGGACACAAAAATGCAATGGAGGGGAATTTCTCTGGCTTCAATGTGCAGATGTTGCAGTAAACCACATATTGAATCGATATTGCACCTATTTGTGAACGGGGAGGCGGCGAGGAGAGTGTGGTTACATTTCTCGAGATGGTTCCCCCAGGCAAGTCCTTTTGGGGAGGTTGGTGAGAATATTGAGATACGTTTTAGATGGTGGCAGAGACAAATGGGATGGAGAGCAGGCCAGCATCTCTGCACTATTATCCCGTGCCTGATATTTTGGTTTATCTGGTCAGAAAGAAATGAGAATGTCCATCGAGATAAGGCGTTTGAAGTTGAGAATGTGATTAAGAGAGTGAATTCTCAGCTTAGAAACTTGGTTTTGGCCAAGAAAATAACACCAGATCAGTGGTCGAATTGTTGCCCACAGTTGGAGGTGATGAGTGGTACGACTAGTGTGGGGTGGAAGAAAGTGGGTAGACTGCAATGGAGACCTCCGGACCGGGGTTGGATTAAATTGAATGTGGATGGAGCTTTTTCTCAAGCCGCTCAGAGGGCAGGAGGGGGGGTGTGGTGAGGGATCATGAAGGGGAGATCATAGCTGCGGTTGCTGCTGGGTTTGAGGGAGGTTCAGGGCTGGAGGCGGAGGTCTTGGCTGTGGAGTTAGGGGTAAAACTGGCGAAGCTGCATGGTAACAAATTGTGGATTGAATCTGATGCTGAAAGTGTGGTAAGATAGTTAGCGGAAGATAAGCTTGGCCCTGCAGAGGTTTGCACAGATCTGATTAAAGTTCGAACGGTGCTGCAAGGCTTGGAGTGGAAAGTCTCGCACATTTTCAGAGAAGGCAATAAAGCTGCGGATTTCCTTGCGGGAATGGATATGCACGCAGGTGCAAGTCTGGTTTTCACGAAGGATTCGGTGCCTTCTCGGGTTAAAGTGCTCTGCAGGCTTGATCAGCTGGGTTGGCCGAATTTCAGATTCTGAGGCTGTGTTTTTTACTGCAGAAGTTTCGGGGTATGCAGGTTTTGGCCGAAGTGCCGGTTCTGGGGATGCTGATTAAGGATGTGCGATGATGGTTTGGGGGCTGGTGCTGGACAGGAGTTTTTCTGCAGATTCAGACATAGGATCATATGATTGAATCAGAGGGCTTCTTGCTTCGGTTTTGATAGTTTTACAGTTTTCCTTTGCTTTGTTGAATGTAGTTTGTTGCCTTTGTGTGACTGTCCACTTTTGGGATAGTTGGTGTATATTTTTTTCGTTTGATGATATATATGGGATGAGGGACCTActcaaccctccaccgtgaaggtgttcgataaaaaaaaaaaaaaaaaaaaaaaaaaaaaaactaattagaATAACTAAAGAGTCTGTGAAATCGTTATCCTTGAAATTcctctgttttcttgattctatcttatttgttttatgcttttactttatttatttttgtttaatttcaaactcaaaactcttgtttctctagatagtatttgacgcttagtacatgatagTCAATTGCAATTATATTCTCTGAGTTCGATATCCCAGTCCTGACCtgtcgttgccggggaatattcttgctttaagctgatattgtagaaaggttgataatactaatttagagtgtaatattatttaattttagttttctttcttttctttttttaggtaCATGAGGAGATCAAGGAGCGCAACAACGTAGGTGTTCCAATATTACTTTAaatttttaggttttaatttttgtttttgtttttctaaaataaaaaaaatgtttagtttattttcgttttgctttaaaaaaatataaataaaatgaaaattttcaaaaaaattaaataaaatattggagCAGCGAAAGAGGAACAGTGAGGACAAATTATCTTCAGTGGTACGCTGGATTATAGTCAACGACCGCTGTGGCGAGTCGGACGCGACATTCTATATAAGGTATGTTTCATTCTTCCTTCTTTCATTCTTTCTAAACCTAGCATCCACTTCCCCCCTCTCTTTAAATTCAATTTCTCCACATTATTCACACACCCACACTCCAAATTCACATCACTCGATTAAATTCTTTGGATTCTACCAAATTGTTCTTGTGCTCAATTGTCAACCAACGCAAGGTACGTTCTTCTTGTAATTTCTGAGCTTTGATCTTGAATTCTTTCATTGGATGACTTTGTTGTTGGTATATATTTTCGTAGTTTAGATTGGAGTTTGATGGGGATGATATACTTTTGATAATttgtttgtgaatttgtgagttGGATTTATTGGAATTAATTATTGTTGGGTGTGCATGTTTTTTGTGGATGAAATTTGAATACCCCGGTGACTTGATTGTTGATACGCatagttcatgttcatagcattgagaggctattttatcttgcatgacTTGTGTATGTTTTTGAGCTTATATTGTTTTGCATGATCTTGGTCTATTATTGAAAATTCTGCAAATTATTGGGGGATAGAGATCATGATGGGGGGATGATTTTTGAATCAAGGTAGATTACTAGGTCTTGCAAGTGATTATATATATGCTTTGATTGGGTTCAAGTTTGGGGGATTGCCAAATATTATGTGTTGTATCCTACtacaattttcttcattctatgctcACATTGCGAATTTTTAGGTACAAAGGCATCCCAACGGAATTCCTACGATGGGGGATAACTCATGAGCTTtaaagaacgtcaagctaaagatgaaaaataagcgcttgttgggaggcaacccaaccatttatttccagtttttaaattaatttttgagttaattttcattttctgttAATTGAAATTTTTCGCAGGCTCTGGACTCtcgccagcgaccgctgcagaGTGCGCAACAGCCCGCTGGGCACTTACTGGAAACGTTCTGACCGGTCGCCAGAGACCGTTGCCAATTGCAGTTTCCAGCATGATTTTTcgattttttctaattttttcccGATCCAGCCATTACACGAAAATTTTTCAAGGTATGTCTTCTTTTTattagtttactcacgtcccgaccgactctacaaacttattttacactttattgtaaataagtttgtggggat encodes:
- the LOC121784273 gene encoding uncharacterized protein LOC121784273, yielding MVKDNRISVLAIIEPLIKPKPDVYSRLFGMKFKGANKNGQIWVFAKEDIELDGWDDSDQVLHGRYVSPSLPVPIFMSVVYGKCSREGRVEMWDKLRELASKLDGSPWLVGGDFNIFVSEEERQRSVRRQGRKAREMSDFAETISDCQLLDVGADGPKFTWARGNTFERLDRVLLSEGWANVFESTRVTNLPRILSDHCPLLINCRLPGPRIKPSFRFQNMWVRHPLFLKEVERYWREETGTSGMVNVQLKLSRLKKSLRIWNRVVFGNIFERLGKAEAEAKETSEKFEQNPTPALRVEMNKAIADFLARLKMEEDFWRQKAAIKWVAEGERNTRYFQGWVKQKRVKARIHMIEEGERVLTDDADIRNSTEKFFKELLTEDVGLLGEPDLEIIPSLTPHVNMNRLEEGASAEEIRQIVFSINAESAAGPDGYSAMFFQSCWEIVGTDVIAAVRDFLAGSQIPRGIAATLIVLIPKKKNPTK